TCACGCCGGCGGATCGGGGCTCAGTAGAGCAACTGCTCCGCAATGCTGCGATGACCGAAGCGGCGGTGATCGTGATCACCGACAACGAGCGCATACTCGGCATCGGCGATCAGGGAGCCGGCGGCATGGGGATCCCCATCGGCAAGCTCGCCCTCTACACCGCCGCGGCCGGAATTCATCCGTCGCTCTGCCTCCCGATCTCTCTCGACGTCGGGACAGACAACCGGGAATTGCTCGTCGACCCCCTCTACCTCGGCTACCGCAGCGAGCGCCTTCGGGGCGACGAGTACTGGACGCTCGTCGATGAGGTCGTGGAGGCCGTTCGCAAGGTCCACCCCGGGGCGATCCTGCAGTGGGAGGACTTCGGGAACCGAACTTCGTTCAGGCATCTCGACAAGTACCGCGGGGTGCTTCCGTCGTTCAACGACGACATCCAGGGCACGGCGGCCATGGTCATCGGTGGCCTGTTCGCCGCCATGCGGATGCTCGGTGAGCGGATCTCGGATCAGCGCGTCGTCATCGCGGGCGCAGGCTCTGCGGGGATCGGGATCGCCCGCCAGATCAAGGCCGCAATGCAGCAGGAGGGGCTCGACGCGACGACCGTAAGGGAGCGCATCCTTCTCACCGACAGTCGCGGACTGGTGGTCGAGGGCCGCGAAGGGATGGAGGACCGCAAGCAAGAGTTCGCTGCCGATCCGAATCTGGTTGCGTCGTGGGGCGATGGCTCGATCGACCTTGCCACGGTGATCGAAAGGATGTCCCCGTCGATCCTGATCGGGGTCACTGGCAAGGCGGGCAGCTTCACCGAGTCGATGATCCGCTCGATGGCCGCCCATCACGACCGTCCGATCGTGATGCCCCTCTCGAATCCCACCAAGAACACCGAAGCCACCCCAACCGACATCATTC
This window of the Actinomycetota bacterium genome carries:
- the maeA gene encoding oxaloacetate-decarboxylating malate dehydrogenase; the protein is MTEAAVIVITDNERILGIGDQGAGGMGIPIGKLALYTAAAGIHPSLCLPISLDVGTDNRELLVDPLYLGYRSERLRGDEYWTLVDEVVEAVRKVHPGAILQWEDFGNRTSFRHLDKYRGVLPSFNDDIQGTAAMVIGGLFAAMRMLGERISDQRVVIAGAGSAGIGIARQIKAAMQQEGLDATTVRERILLTDSRGLVVEGREGMEDRKQEFAADPNLVASWGDGSIDLATVIERMSPSILIGVTGKAGSFTESMIRSMAAHHDRPIVMPLSNPTKNTEATPTDIIRWSAGKALVATGSPFAPVEHEGELHRIGQANNVFV